A region from the Alosa alosa isolate M-15738 ecotype Scorff River chromosome 7, AALO_Geno_1.1, whole genome shotgun sequence genome encodes:
- the slx4 gene encoding structure-specific endonuclease subunit SLX4: MMDDSDLDFSDLCSRLLKRKVRKKAGETGEDKKSGDRDGETQSSSTAPSCSKQRKKSNNHPKKRTKKDASSEPLGKVESEPRAVLQAVSVAQLTESGTERQSVTQLTSTQKSKVDVKEVVLSRMQRFKRVDPQKLQHADSFPSTVAEPASIRPPSPPVQNKELSLDERLAVRLQKELDKEFEGQAQGKVVNVDQGGLFFCQLCFRDLSAMTPQLRTQHINRCLDQSESQAAPAPAPAAPRPVVPECPICGKGFKSLKSRSTHLKRCSAEMGVPPAVLLQAVQRQASEAVSDSTAGQSVQAGGPKRRLPSDPTQPARKRPKKATQPVDEDTMVALALSRSLLDQEVEMERAKALEVMEVKGAEPQMSVGATLQWKPGAAAGKGRRRRKGAPAGPPPLLLRQDPEEALRRLQERVSLMLLRSRTPSPPPTPTLPPSSLLPPPQCYRRGHAEGESPDPCSSAPLWHKSALPAGSGHATVEFYTAELSAFIQPYASPQRDQSSSTMTPPVKVPPAPPSQPSAVAPTAQAQARSPSPNSPSPSPVLPSQALQDLLALGEKGLNLAAALDQGRSSDAAPQQLSGLTNPVSETHVEANTSSSLSRLASDLSSMVNNPQLSDVQLQVDSGEVLFAHSFMLYARCPLLVEQVHASGFGVQEEGVPAAQRVLLGEVPAGAVLTMLQFLYSAQCPLTPSLAPHVQELAARFDLPELSQECQLYLRRLEQEEGGQAWGDAPAPEPPEGQEEQDNTQAQLHFLELLRSMWSSQEEEGGGQGDGLADGEMSVRVEEQASEGEENGREEHVDEEELEEIYEFVATQRRWGESALRHETESLEEEEEEEVEAAEEDVRMFFEMEEEKTSDHGSGEVREPVESRVGESVQGETPAGPGGHLNESPHTEGPSSHHKDGSGDSMETHDECTSEKDDQDGEPHPDDQGGEPHPDDQNGEPHADDQDAEPHPEPVPHTDANLNDSYDHLFSQSWGEYAEPSSAPATQHQSRSKPDPVQIIDLSISPPVPTCEPSFPVPGLSPELTIGRGSQRLRMSSEMTVTRGSQKATVSPELSITHASQRLRLSSKMTVTRGSQRATMSPELTVTHASQRLRMSPELTITQGSQKTTVSPQLMVTHASQRLSMSPELTFSQGSQKATVSREWKDAHASQRLGMSPELREKQVRRVEALPSSSQGQGSSTDQCSKEVELIVLSDSGDDSPTCLSPSPPQPVCTQSPLVLLEDSPLYTCIKDVAKAKDSLSASKTAQPLKDPCDSQSAASDPPPKAHPTPSGPESPCAADSPGVQSLLDGSAEVSWLVPSTPHISNRTRSSSTQTESSMRRTRLFPGSSSSQASSASSSSSVPGHSKAPSLNNISCKEESEEVSVSDQTPTSHQAQAKLEGSRPNLTGDDSPVFLLPKSLPRRFSSAADLTPCESHRGASVDKPSSKKRFGQPVSSTPLHSDLESLMCSHLLSVSPFLSNVGKSQHVQESGTALRGSALSDGSPERRGYLGFSHLQDVSPSRDREEARTSKSRSRQKDSTEGSNPGSSARSKGGSEHRTSGAEEVDMNGVKDNRETESKETGTEEEDEDEDGLPPQQSFSNYDEPAMPFDEPPMAYDDPPMAFEEQPIACDDQAVAFDEPPMVFDDSWGFGDCRTDLHKPRFSLRLESSGDAGLSSTTPLEAQALVTTDRTPPAPSPEPRPGTSVLDPKLWDSWEEEEEEEEGAGAALPLSQRLDAVAPAKRVAQLRTPVASKKAGPLVPITPMPHYSDLDTPDLKNKLNRFGVRPLPKRQMVQKLKEIFQYTHQLESSESDDEAPVHGYRPRPAPPPARSCAQSLNFKEPRAPPAVSPRKMQLSLDAQEPLSLSQSSNASSTDASQDSERSNPELLVSDDGDSSSDSEGPVTASQAVSRHTNKLKAVRRFILSDPELHSQVLQYRPLVLSQLQVRLKAAGIRLGAAKLLDFLDAQCITFTTAKPGQKAPSRRRRKKPATAGAKATRAAAEGGARGRGGRKRGGGARAPD; encoded by the exons ATGATGGACGACTCAGACCTCGACTTTTCGGACCTTTGTTCTCGACTTCTAAAAAGAAAAGTCCGGAAGAAAGCAGGTGAGACTGGCGAAGATAAGAAATCTGGTGATCGAGATGGCGAAACTCAGTCCAGTAGCACTGCCCCATCGTGTTCAAAACAAAGGAAAAAATCAAACAACCATCCAAAGAAAAGGACAAAGAAAGATGCCTCGTCAGAACCTTTGGGGAAAGTGGAATCTGAACCTCGGGCAGTGCTTCAAGCTGTCAGTGTTGCACAGCTGACTGAGAGTGGAACCGAGAGACAATCGGTGACCCAGTTGACGTCAACCCAGAAAAGTAAGGTTGATGTAAAAGAGGTGGTGTTGAGTCGGATGCAACGGTTTAAACGAGTGGACCCGCAGAAGCTCCAGCATGCTGATAGCTTCCCATCAACAGTGGCAGAACCAGCAAGTATTCGACCTCCCTCACCCCCAGTACAAAACAAAG AGCTTTCGCTGGATGAGAGGCTGGCCGTCCGGCTTCAGAAGGAGCTCGACAAGGAGTTTGAGGGCCAGGCTCAGGGGAAGGTGGTGAATGTTGACCAGGGAGGATTGTTCTTCTGCCAGCTGTGCTTCAGAGACTTGTCAGCCATGACCCCCCAGCTGCGCACACAACACATCAACAG GTGTCTAGATCAGAGTGAGAGCCAAGCGGCTCCGGCTCCTGCTCCAGCGGCCCCTCGGCCTGTGGTCCCGGAGTGCCCCATCTGTGGGAAGGGCTTCAAGTCGCTCAAGAGTCGCTCCACCCATCTGAAGCGCTGCTCAGCCGAAATGGGCGTGCCTCCAGCGGTCCTTTTGCAAGCTGTGCAGAGACAGGCCAGTGAGGCTGTGAGTGACAGCACAGCCGGCCAATC TGTCCAAGCTGGAGGTCCGAAGAGGAGACTCCCCTCAGATCCCACCCAGCCTGCCAGGAAGAGGCCCAAGAAGGCGACCCAGCCTGTGGACGAGGACACTATGGTGGCCCTGGCCCTCTCCCGCTCTCTGTTGGACCAGGAAGTGGAGATGGAAAGGGCAAAGGCCCTTGAGGTCATGGAGGTCAAAGGAGCTGAACCTCAGATGTCTGTTGGCGCAACATTGCAGTGGAAGCCAGGAGCAG CTGCAGGCAAAGGGAGGAGACGCAGGAAGGGAGCTCCCGCTGGTCCTCCTCCGCTGCTCCTCAGGCAGGACCCCGAGGAGGCCCTGCGGCGCCTGCAGGAGCGCGTCTCCCTCATGCTGCTGCGCTCCcgcaccccctcccctccgccCACCCCCACGCTGCCCCCCAGCTCCTTGCTGCCGCCCCCGCAATGCTACCGCAGGGGACACGCGGAGGGGGAGAGCCCTGACCCCTGCTCCTCTGCCCCGCTGTGGCACAAGAGTGCCCTGCCGGCCGGCTCCGGCCACGCCACCGTAGAGTTCTACACGGCCGAACTGAGTGCCTTCATCCAGCCCTACGCCAGCCCACAG AGAGACCAATCATCATCCACCATGACGCCCCCAGTGAAGGTCCCGCCAGCGCCCCCCTCTCAGCCCTCCGCTGTCGCCCCCACTGCCCAGGCCCAGGCCCGTTCCCCTTCACCCAACTCCCCCAGCCCGTCCCCCGTGCTGCCCAGCCAGGCGCTGCAGGACCTGTTGGCGCTGGGGGAGAAGGGCCTGAACCTCGCTGCTGCTCTAGATCAGG GCCGATCTTCTGACGCTGCTCCACAGCAGCTGAGTGGCCTCACCAACCCAGTTTCTGAAACCCACGTGGAGGCCAACACCTCG tcatctCTAAGCAGGCTGGCCTCAGACCTGAGCTCCATGGTGAATAACCCACAACTGAGTGATGTACAGCTGCAGGTGGACAGCGGTGAGGTCCTCTTCGCCCACTCCTTCATGCTCTATGCACGCTGCCCTCTGCTGGTCGAACAG GTGCACGCCAGTGGCTTTGGCGTGCAGGAGGAGGGGGTGCCAGCTGCCCAAAGAGTCCTGCTGGGGGAGGTGCCCGCCGGGGCCGTGCTCACCATGCTCCAGTTCCTCTACAGCGCTCAGTGCCCGCTCACGCCCAGCCTGGCACCACACGTCCAGGAGCTGGCAGCCAG GTTCGACCTGCCGGAACTGTCGCAGGAGTGCCAGCTGTACCTCCGGAggctggagcaggaggaggggggccAGGCCTGGGGAGATGCCCCAGCTCCAGAGCCCCCGGAGGGGCAGGAAGAGCAGGACAACACCCAGGCCCAGCTGCACTTCCTGGAGCTCCTTCGCTCCATGTGGAGCtcgcaggaggaggagggaggaggacagGGAGACGGACTGGCTGACGGAGAGATGAGCGTCAGGGTGGAGGAGCAGGCgagcgagggagaggagaaCGGACGTGAGGAGCATGTGGacgaggaggagctggaggagatctACGAGTTTGTGGCTACGcagaggagatggggagagtCAGCCCTGAGACACGAGACGGAGagcctggaggaggaggaggaggaggaagtggaggcAGCTGAGGAGGATGTCAGAATGTTCTTTgaaatggaggaagagaaaacaAGTGATCATGGATCAGGGGAGGTGAGGGAGCCAGTTGAAAGCAGAGTTGGTGAATCAGTACAAGGAGAGACCCCCGCTGGACCAGGCGGCCATCTCAACGAGTCTCCTCACACAGAAGGGCCCAGTTCTCATCACAAGGATGGCTCTGGTGATTCTATGGAAACCCACGATGAGTGTACAAGTGAGAAGGACGATCAAGATGGCGAACCACATCCAGACGATCAAGGTGGCGAACCACATCCAGACGATCAAAATGGCGAACCACATGCAGACGATCAAGATGCCGAACCGCACCCGGAACCTGTGCCACATACAGATGCTAACTTGAACGACAGCTATGACCACCTCTTCTCCCAGTCGTGGGGGGAATATGCTGAACCATCTTCTGCCCCAGCCACCCAGCACCAGTCCAGGTCAAAGCCTGACCCTGTGCAGATCATTGACCTCTCCATCAGTCCACCTGTACCTACCTGTGAGCCCTCATTTCCTGTGCCAGGCCTCTCCCCAGAGCTGACCATTGGACGGGGTAGTCAAAGGCTTAGAATGTCCTCGGAGATGACCGTTACACGAGGAAGTCAAAAAGCTACAGTTTCTCCAGAGCTGTCCATTACACATGCAAGTCAAAGGCTTAGATTGTCCTCAAAGATGACAGTTACACGAGGAAGTCAAAGAGCAACAATGTCTCCAGAGTTGACAGTTACACATGCAAGTCAAAGGCTTAGAATGTCCCCAGAGTTGACCATTACACAAGGAAGTCAAAAGACTACAGTGTCTCCACAGTTGATGGTTACACATGCGAGTCAAAGGCTTAGTATGTCCCCTGAGTTGACATTTTCACAAGGAAGCCAAAAGGCTACAGTGTCTCGAGAGTGGAAAGATGCACATGCAAGTCAAAGACTTGGAATGTCCCCTGAGTTGAGAGAGAAGCAAGTCCGTCGAGTTGAGGCACTGCCCTCCAGCAGTCAGGGTCAGGGCAGTTCTACTGACCAGTGCTCTAAAGAGGTCGAGCTCATAGTGCTGTCGGACTCGGGTGATGACTCCCCAACGTGtttgtctccctctccacctcagcCCGTGTGCACCCAGTCACCCCTTGTTCTTCTAGAAGATTCCCCACTCTATACCTGCATAAAGGATGTAGCAAAAGCCAAAGACTCCCTCTCCGCCAGCAAAACGGCACAACCTTTGAAAGATCCATGTGATTCTCAGTCTGCAGCCTCAGACCCCCCTCCTAAGGCCCATCCAACCCCCTCAGGCCCTGAGTCTCCCTGCGCTGCAGATTCTCCAGGAGTTCAGAGCCTGCTGGATGGCTCGGCCGAGGTGTCCTGGCTGGTCCCGTCCACCCCACACATCTCCAACCGGACACGGAGCAGCTCCACCCAGACGGAAAGCAGTATGCGTCGCACTCGTCTCTTCCCTGGATCTTCATCATCACAGGCATCATCAGCGTCCTCCTCTTCATCAGTTCCTGGCCATTCTAAAGCTCCATCTCTCAATAATATCTCCTGTAAGGAGGAGTCAGAAGAAGTCTCAGTCTCTGATCAAACACCTACCTCACACCAAGCCCAAGCTAAGCTCGAGGGAAGCAGACCAAACCTCACTGGAGATGACTCTCCAGTCTTCCTACTTCCAAAGTCCCTCCCTAGGCGGTTCAGCTCGGCTGCTGACCTCACCCCTTGCGAATCACACAGAGGAGCGTCCGTGGACAAACCGTCCTCCAAGAAGAGGTTCGGCCAGCCCGTCAGCAGCACCCCTCTGCACTCTGACTTAGAGTCCCTCAtgtgctcccatctcctctccgtCTCGCCGTTCTTGAGCAACGTGGGGAAGAGCCAGCACGTCCAGGAGAGCGGAACCGCTCTCAGAGGCAGTGCGCTATCGGATGGCAgtccagagaggagaggctaCCTGGGCTTTTCCCATCTCCAAGATGTCAGCCCCTCCAGGGATCGAGAGGAGGCACGCACTAGCAAGTCCAGGAGTCGGCAGAAGGATTCCACGGAAGGCAGTAACCCAGGCAGCTCTGCAAGAAGTAAAGGAGGATCTGAACACCGTACATCTGGTGCAGAAGAGGTTGATATGAACGGGGTCAAAGACAACAGGGAGACGGAGAGCAAAGAGACagggacggaggaggaggatgaggacgaAGATGGGTTACCACCTCAACAGAGCTTCAGCAACTACGATGAGCCAGCCATGCCGTTTGATGAGCCCCCGATGGCTTATGATGACCCTCCAATGGCCTTCGAGGAACAACCCATTGCTTGTGATGACCAAGCAGTGGCCTTCGACGAGCCCCCGATGGTCTTTGACGACTCTTGGGGTTTTGGGGACTGCAGGACCGATCTCCACAAACCACGTTTCAGCCTGCGCTTGGAGAGCAGTGGGGACGCCGGCCTCAGCTCCACCACTCCGCTCGAGGCCCAGGCACTGGTCACCACGGACCGGACACCCCCTGCCCCTTCACCAGAGCCCCGGCCTGGCACCAGTGTCCTGGACCCTAAGCTGTGGGACagctgggaggaggaggaggaggaggaggagggagcaggtgctgctcttcctctctctcagagGCTGGACGCCGTTGCCCCGGCTAAGAGGGTGGCTCAGCTCAGGACTCCAG TGGCCTCTAAGAAGGCAGGCCCACTGGTGCCCATCACCCCAATGCCCCATTACTCAGACTTGGACACGCCAGACCTAAAGAACAAACTCAACAG GTTTGGAGTGCGTCCCCTCCCCAAGCGGCAGATGGTGCAGAAGCTGAAGGAGATCTTCCAGTACACCCACCAGCTGGAGAGCTCTGAGTCCGATGACGAGGCGCCGGTACACGGCTACAGGCCTCGGCCTGCCCCCCCTCCTGCCCGCTCCTGTGCCCAGTCACTCAACTTCAAGGAGCCCAGGGCGCCCCCTGCTGTCTCCCCCAGGAAAATGCAGCTCAGCCTGGATGCCCAGGAGCCCTTGTCCCTCTCGCAGAGCTCCAACGCTTCCTCCACAGACGCGAGTCAGGACTCTGAGAG